From Streptomonospora salina, the proteins below share one genomic window:
- a CDS encoding helix-turn-helix transcriptional regulator: MTGKPVAAQRLRDLARLRSVRDRIDREYARPLDVAALARGVHMSAGHLSREFRSAFGESPYSYLMTRRIERAMALLRRGGLSVTDVCFTVGCSSLGTFSTRFTELVGVPPSVYRDRAARATEGMPPCVAKRVTRPVRNREAPAAAPDLA; the protein is encoded by the coding sequence GTGACCGGTAAACCTGTTGCAGCGCAGCGCCTGCGCGACCTCGCGCGGCTGCGCAGCGTCCGCGACCGGATCGACCGTGAGTACGCCCGACCGCTGGACGTCGCGGCACTGGCCCGCGGCGTGCACATGTCGGCCGGGCACCTCAGCCGCGAGTTCCGGTCGGCGTTCGGTGAGTCGCCCTACTCCTACCTGATGACGCGGCGCATCGAGCGGGCGATGGCGCTGCTGCGCCGCGGCGGCCTCAGCGTCACCGACGTGTGCTTCACGGTCGGCTGCTCGTCGCTGGGTACGTTCAGTACGCGCTTCACCGAGTTGGTCGGGGTGCCGCCCAGCGTCTACCGGGACCGGGCGGCACGAGCGACGGAGGGCATGCCGCCGTGCGTGGCCAAACGGGTCACCCGGCCGGTCAGGAATCGAGAAGCGCCGGCCGCGGCGCCCGACCTAGCGTGA
- a CDS encoding SdpI family protein, whose amino-acid sequence MDQFGALAIAAVGLAQTSGIAHFIMYATANGSLARNSAIGLRTRATTSSDAAWDASHAAAAPWLRACAYSGYAAGALTVAGTVAAAVAGVPRPGALLIVPGVGFAAVLALIVTAGVVADRAGRDADPG is encoded by the coding sequence ATGGACCAGTTCGGAGCGCTCGCCATCGCCGCGGTCGGCCTCGCCCAGACATCCGGAATCGCCCACTTCATCATGTACGCGACCGCGAACGGTTCGCTGGCCCGGAACTCGGCGATCGGGCTGCGGACGCGGGCCACGACGTCCTCCGACGCCGCCTGGGACGCCAGCCACGCGGCCGCGGCGCCGTGGCTGCGGGCGTGTGCCTACAGCGGCTACGCCGCCGGCGCGCTGACGGTCGCGGGCACGGTCGCCGCGGCTGTCGCGGGCGTGCCGCGCCCGGGGGCGCTGCTGATCGTTCCGGGAGTCGGGTTCGCGGCCGTCCTCGCTCTCATCGTGACCGCGGGGGTCGTCGCCGACAGGGCCGGGCGCGACGCCGATCCGGGCTGA
- a CDS encoding DUF6879 family protein, with protein MSHSIFDRIRAADGTVLDRPTFHADSDRAEEKLDGGVIWKLERAQYFNELDDPAWDAFVADDWARALGIFAGERDWIRADVARYSHQGLVFRRLRIVEEPPTPYVQWESHSHRIFVECGHSIRALDAAEVAYLESSAALPELMVYGEQVLYQVRYDETWTPIGAKRVDDAELVANAAEALAGLWKRGEPFRDYFRREIAPLPPPEGGHQETV; from the coding sequence ATGAGCCATAGCATCTTCGATCGAATCCGGGCGGCCGACGGCACGGTACTCGACCGGCCGACCTTCCACGCCGACAGCGACCGGGCGGAGGAGAAACTCGACGGCGGCGTGATCTGGAAACTGGAACGCGCGCAGTACTTCAACGAGCTCGACGACCCGGCGTGGGACGCCTTCGTGGCCGACGACTGGGCCCGAGCACTAGGGATCTTCGCAGGCGAACGCGACTGGATCCGTGCGGACGTCGCCCGCTACTCCCACCAAGGGCTGGTATTCCGCCGACTGCGGATCGTGGAGGAGCCACCGACGCCCTACGTGCAGTGGGAATCGCACAGCCACCGGATCTTCGTGGAGTGCGGGCATTCGATCCGGGCGTTGGACGCCGCGGAAGTGGCATACCTGGAGTCGTCCGCCGCGCTGCCGGAGCTGATGGTCTACGGCGAGCAGGTGCTCTACCAGGTGCGCTACGACGAGACGTGGACTCCCATAGGCGCGAAGCGTGTCGACGACGCCGAGCTGGTGGCAAACGCGGCCGAAGCCCTCGCCGGGCTATGGAAACGCGGCGAGCCCTTCCGCGACTATTTCCGCCGGGAGATTGCGCCGCTGCCTCCGCCGGAGGGCGGCCACCAGGAAACCGTGTAG
- a CDS encoding DUF6807 domain-containing protein, with protein sequence MTTEHPDAATPAQQASASGAEPAARGLGLVHEHDRSLRVTYDGSQLLRYVYRPWDAQLESPRPYFHPLHTLGGDAVSLYRPHDHVWHKGIAWSLPNVGPANFWGGPTYLRDRGYRQLPNDGSMSHTGFDLISTAGGEAAVAERLAWITEQGDTWFTERRGFRVSADPARSAWTLVFETEFTNRTDEAVLIGSPTTEGRENAGYGGLFWRGPRSFSGGRVYTPEQEGGDDMMGVRAPWMGFAGRHDEYDGASTLVFADAPDNPGHPVKWFVRSGIFATVCPAPFFDEEVAAPPGVPLSYRYAVVVADGDREREGSAELAESALAELGRPGLAARGADAAAAAPGEGTAGVGAR encoded by the coding sequence ATGACCACCGAGCACCCAGACGCCGCGACCCCGGCGCAGCAGGCGTCCGCGAGCGGGGCCGAACCCGCAGCCCGCGGGCTGGGCCTGGTCCACGAGCACGACCGCTCGCTGCGCGTGACCTACGACGGATCCCAGCTTCTGCGCTACGTCTACCGGCCTTGGGACGCCCAACTGGAGTCGCCGCGCCCCTACTTCCACCCGCTGCACACACTCGGCGGCGACGCCGTCAGCCTGTACCGGCCCCACGACCACGTCTGGCACAAGGGCATCGCCTGGTCGCTGCCCAACGTCGGCCCCGCCAACTTCTGGGGCGGCCCCACCTACCTGCGCGACCGCGGATACCGGCAGCTGCCCAACGACGGCTCCATGAGCCACACCGGCTTCGACCTGATCAGCACCGCCGGCGGAGAGGCCGCTGTGGCCGAGCGGCTGGCGTGGATCACCGAGCAGGGCGACACCTGGTTCACCGAGCGCCGCGGGTTCCGCGTCAGCGCCGACCCCGCCCGCTCGGCCTGGACCCTGGTCTTCGAAACCGAGTTCACCAACCGCACCGACGAGGCGGTGCTGATCGGCAGCCCCACCACCGAAGGCCGCGAGAACGCCGGCTACGGCGGCCTGTTCTGGCGCGGACCCCGGTCCTTCAGCGGCGGGCGCGTCTACACCCCCGAGCAGGAAGGCGGCGACGACATGATGGGCGTGCGCGCGCCCTGGATGGGTTTCGCCGGCCGCCACGACGAGTACGACGGCGCCTCGACCCTGGTGTTCGCGGACGCGCCCGACAACCCGGGCCACCCCGTCAAGTGGTTCGTGCGCAGCGGCATCTTCGCCACCGTGTGCCCGGCGCCGTTCTTCGACGAGGAGGTCGCGGCCCCGCCCGGCGTGCCGCTGTCCTACCGCTACGCCGTGGTCGTCGCCGACGGCGACCGCGAGCGGGAGGGCAGCGCGGAACTGGCCGAGTCGGCCCTGGCCGAGCTGGGCCGTCCGGGCCTCGCCGCCCGCGGCGCCGACGCTGCTGCTGCGGCGCCGGGCGAGGGCACGGCCGGGGTGGGCGCCCGATGA
- a CDS encoding cupin domain-containing protein: MTASEAADTGHAGAIPGFPGGTAVSHLHVYDWPTPDGLAGGSPHLHTASTEGYVVVHGEGTLETLSGAGYSRTPLAPGTLLWFTPGTVHRLVNGSGDLELLVVMQNAGLPEAGDAVLTYPPDILADPDAYARATAIPPWTGFPDAASAHAAMAAAARQRRDLAIEGYLRLRERVRRHGPGALDELYAAAVGLVRDKAAGWHHHWERGPHRQAEATRAHIAGLAGGDGAHLGDSAVYTADTAAGPRRTGMCGMLKVWDLDGAHPVG; encoded by the coding sequence ATGACCGCATCCGAAGCGGCCGATACCGGCCACGCCGGCGCGATCCCCGGCTTCCCCGGCGGCACCGCCGTCTCCCACCTGCACGTCTACGACTGGCCCACCCCCGACGGGCTGGCCGGCGGCTCCCCGCACCTGCACACCGCCTCCACCGAGGGGTATGTGGTCGTGCACGGCGAAGGGACGCTGGAGACCCTCAGCGGCGCCGGCTACTCCCGCACCCCGCTGGCGCCGGGCACCCTGCTGTGGTTCACGCCGGGCACGGTGCACCGGCTGGTCAACGGCAGCGGCGACCTGGAGCTGCTGGTGGTCATGCAGAACGCCGGGCTGCCCGAGGCCGGCGACGCGGTGCTGACCTACCCGCCCGACATCCTGGCCGACCCCGACGCCTACGCGCGTGCGACGGCCATCCCGCCCTGGACCGGTTTCCCCGACGCCGCTTCGGCGCACGCCGCCATGGCCGCGGCCGCCCGGCAGCGCCGCGACCTGGCCATCGAGGGCTACCTGCGGCTGCGCGAACGGGTGCGCCGGCACGGGCCCGGGGCGCTGGACGAGCTGTATGCGGCGGCGGTGGGGCTGGTCCGCGACAAGGCGGCCGGATGGCACCACCACTGGGAGCGCGGCCCGCACCGCCAGGCCGAGGCCACCCGCGCGCACATCGCCGGCCTCGCCGGGGGCGACGGCGCCCACCTGGGCGACTCGGCCGTCTACACCGCCGACACTGCGGCGGGCCCGCGCCGCACCGGCATGTGCGGCATGCTCAAGGTCTGGGACCTGGACGGAGCCCACCCGGTGGGCTGA
- a CDS encoding UDP-N-acetylglucosamine--N-acetylmuramyl-(pentapeptide) pyrophosphoryl-undecaprenol N-acetylglucosamine transferase: MRLIVTGGGTGGHTYPALTAVNALRARLQAQGRSLEVLWVGAGDSLEGRVAAGNDIPFQAVDTGKVRRSKNPLKLASAENIRDMGKALRGVFQSRRVVSGFRPDAVLATGGYVAIPVGLAARMARRPLVVHEQTVLLGLANKVLARAGARMAVTSESTLKLLPDSARANAVVTGNPVRPAVLEGQADRAAEELGFDGYDPDLPTVYVTGGAQGSVQINTTVRDVLPWLLERANVVHQCGEANVDDLRAATRDLDPTLAARHHVTAFVGSELPDVLAMADVVISRSGAGTIAELTALGKAAVFVPLASSAGDEQRHNARHLQEAGAALALLEEVSADALRGKLEPLLTDPKRRADVAAKARGHGRPDAADRLVDVVLAAAGR, encoded by the coding sequence ATGCGTCTGATCGTCACCGGCGGGGGTACCGGGGGCCATACCTACCCCGCGCTGACCGCCGTGAACGCGCTGCGTGCGCGGCTTCAGGCGCAGGGCCGGAGCCTGGAGGTGCTGTGGGTGGGCGCCGGGGACAGCCTGGAGGGCCGGGTGGCCGCCGGCAACGACATCCCGTTCCAGGCGGTCGACACGGGCAAGGTCCGCCGGTCGAAGAACCCGCTGAAGCTCGCGTCGGCGGAGAACATCCGCGACATGGGCAAGGCGCTGCGCGGCGTCTTCCAGTCCCGCCGGGTCGTCTCCGGTTTCCGCCCGGACGCCGTGCTCGCCACCGGCGGCTATGTCGCGATTCCCGTGGGCCTGGCCGCCCGCATGGCCCGCCGGCCGCTGGTCGTGCACGAGCAGACCGTGCTGCTGGGGCTGGCCAACAAGGTACTTGCACGCGCGGGCGCCCGGATGGCGGTCACCTCCGAGTCCACGCTGAAGCTGCTGCCCGACTCGGCCCGCGCGAACGCGGTGGTGACCGGAAACCCGGTGCGTCCGGCGGTGCTGGAGGGACAGGCCGACCGGGCCGCAGAGGAACTGGGTTTCGACGGCTACGACCCGGACCTGCCCACGGTTTACGTCACGGGCGGTGCGCAGGGGTCGGTGCAGATCAACACCACGGTCCGCGACGTGCTGCCGTGGCTGCTGGAGCGCGCCAACGTCGTGCACCAGTGCGGCGAAGCCAACGTCGACGACCTGCGTGCGGCCACCCGCGACCTGGATCCGACGCTGGCTGCGCGCCACCATGTGACCGCGTTCGTCGGATCGGAACTGCCCGACGTGCTGGCGATGGCCGACGTGGTGATCTCCCGCAGCGGCGCCGGGACGATCGCCGAGCTGACCGCGCTGGGCAAGGCCGCGGTGTTCGTTCCGCTGGCGTCGTCGGCCGGTGACGAGCAGCGGCACAACGCCCGCCACCTGCAGGAGGCGGGCGCCGCGCTCGCGCTGCTGGAGGAGGTGTCGGCGGATGCGCTCCGCGGGAAGCTGGAGCCGCTGCTCACCGATCCAAAGCGCCGCGCCGACGTCGCCGCGAAGGCGCGCGGGCACGGCCGACCGGACGCCGCAGACCGCCTGGTGGACGTCGTCCTCGCGGCGGCGGGCCGCTGA
- a CDS encoding ABC transporter substrate-binding protein translates to MRVREPRLLPRRRALAVPAAAAALALGLSGCDFFDLDPGEEDGGRSEADGQAPELAERVESGDLPPLQERLPENPVTVEPVEEVGNYGGTWNTATLGIGDWPWLGRTVGYENLTRWNTEWTETVPNIAEDFEYSDDATTVTYDLREGMKWSDGDDFTADDIVFAANDVFNNADLTPMANQNPPTAEKIDDYTVEITLDDPDALWAAHDFIQYQLVNKPVHYLGEFHIDHNENADELAEEEGFDSWTEMFDVKAGVTDSALTWQNPDLPTLYPWEVVEPLADSGRMVLERNPYYWKVDSAGNQLPYLDSVEFEIMQDEEVMLTRALNGDFDFHTRHFNTAENRPVLAENRESGGYEFIDLDVSEMNTNMISFNQTVDDDGLREIFRDKRFRIAMSHGINRQDIIDVVYQGQGEPWQGAPRRDTPFFNEDLAKQYTEFDLDKAGDILDDAGYGERNGDGVRVSEDGTPLSFTLSAPGDYRPDIIDSMEMVVDTWKELDVDVELDVEERSSWQDSRENNEHEVNVWSGDAGLLDAMYDPRWYAPLHSGESNFAIPWAQWYASDGADPRAQEPPQEIKDHLEMYDELQAEPDPSKREELMVDFLAESRERFYAMGIGLTQPGYGIVSTDFRNVPEQLPEASVYNTPAPANPEQFFIEQ, encoded by the coding sequence ATGCGCGTACGCGAACCCCGGCTGCTGCCGCGGAGGCGAGCCCTCGCCGTCCCCGCCGCCGCGGCCGCCCTCGCCCTCGGCCTGAGCGGCTGCGACTTCTTCGACCTCGACCCCGGCGAGGAGGACGGCGGCCGGAGCGAGGCCGACGGCCAGGCGCCCGAACTCGCCGAGCGGGTCGAATCCGGCGACCTTCCGCCCCTGCAGGAGCGCCTGCCCGAGAACCCGGTGACGGTCGAGCCCGTCGAGGAAGTCGGCAACTACGGCGGCACCTGGAACACCGCCACCCTGGGGATCGGCGACTGGCCGTGGCTGGGCCGCACGGTCGGCTACGAGAACCTCACCCGGTGGAACACCGAGTGGACCGAGACCGTCCCCAACATCGCCGAAGACTTCGAGTACAGCGACGACGCCACGACGGTCACCTACGACCTGCGCGAAGGCATGAAGTGGTCCGACGGCGACGACTTCACCGCCGACGACATCGTCTTCGCCGCCAACGACGTCTTCAACAACGCCGACCTCACCCCGATGGCCAACCAGAACCCGCCCACGGCCGAGAAGATCGACGACTACACGGTCGAGATCACCCTGGACGACCCCGACGCGCTGTGGGCCGCGCACGACTTCATCCAGTACCAGCTCGTCAACAAGCCCGTGCACTACCTCGGCGAGTTCCACATCGACCACAACGAGAACGCCGACGAGCTCGCCGAGGAAGAGGGCTTCGACAGCTGGACGGAGATGTTCGACGTCAAGGCCGGCGTCACCGACTCCGCCCTGACCTGGCAGAACCCGGATCTGCCCACGCTGTACCCGTGGGAGGTCGTCGAGCCGCTGGCCGACTCGGGCCGCATGGTGCTGGAGCGCAACCCCTACTACTGGAAGGTCGACAGCGCCGGCAACCAGCTGCCCTACCTCGACAGCGTCGAATTCGAGATCATGCAGGACGAGGAGGTCATGCTGACCCGCGCCCTCAACGGCGACTTCGACTTCCACACCCGCCACTTCAACACCGCCGAGAACCGGCCGGTGCTGGCGGAGAACCGGGAATCCGGCGGCTACGAGTTCATCGACCTCGACGTCTCGGAGATGAACACCAACATGATCTCCTTCAACCAGACCGTCGACGACGACGGCCTGCGGGAGATCTTCCGCGACAAGCGGTTCCGCATCGCGATGTCGCACGGCATCAACCGCCAGGACATCATCGACGTCGTCTACCAGGGCCAGGGCGAACCCTGGCAGGGTGCGCCGCGCCGCGACACCCCCTTCTTCAACGAGGACCTGGCCAAGCAGTACACCGAATTCGACCTGGACAAGGCCGGCGACATCCTCGACGACGCCGGCTACGGCGAACGCAACGGCGACGGCGTCCGCGTCAGCGAGGACGGCACCCCGCTGAGCTTCACCCTCTCGGCCCCCGGCGACTACCGGCCCGACATCATCGACTCCATGGAGATGGTCGTCGACACCTGGAAGGAGCTGGACGTCGACGTCGAACTCGACGTCGAGGAGCGCTCCTCCTGGCAGGACAGCCGGGAGAACAACGAGCACGAGGTCAACGTGTGGTCCGGCGACGCCGGCCTGCTGGACGCCATGTACGACCCGCGCTGGTACGCGCCCCTGCACTCCGGCGAATCCAACTTCGCGATCCCGTGGGCCCAGTGGTACGCCTCCGACGGCGCGGACCCCCGCGCCCAGGAGCCGCCGCAGGAAATCAAGGACCACCTCGAGATGTACGACGAGCTGCAGGCCGAGCCCGACCCGAGCAAGCGGGAGGAGCTCATGGTCGACTTCCTGGCCGAGAGCCGGGAGCGGTTCTACGCCATGGGCATCGGCCTGACCCAGCCCGGCTACGGCATCGTGTCCACCGACTTCCGCAACGTCCCCGAGCAGCTGCCCGAAGCCTCCGTGTACAACACCCCGGCTCCGGCCAACCCGGAGCAGTTCTTCATCGAGCAGTAG
- a CDS encoding VanZ family protein, with protein MVLLYVDPVTVAAAVGVLLAAAWAVARVMRPRPRAAAVAARVCLVCAAAVYFAVLVQPADGGWAAAGERTTRVEWNPLAGYLQEFAPPDDSVVQTARDRSFYVGLREDLTREQAREVVAEEEEADRNVYAYRFEIGGQAVWLGGDGEPIGEQKREFLVQTGSYGVDPDDYAPAESASLVYEELVVNLLLFVPVGIVAAAAFTPAAARLGTGALLSAGVETSQLILGTGGVAGTGDLIVNGTGGVLGAGAVMGFSALAARRGGRAPRDADRAGAGGTSPVQRTGEARHGSACDRGNV; from the coding sequence ATGGTTCTCCTCTACGTCGACCCCGTGACCGTCGCGGCGGCCGTCGGCGTTCTGCTCGCCGCCGCGTGGGCGGTCGCGCGTGTGATGCGGCCGCGGCCGCGGGCGGCGGCGGTGGCGGCTCGGGTGTGCCTGGTGTGCGCCGCCGCGGTGTACTTCGCCGTGCTCGTCCAACCGGCCGACGGCGGGTGGGCGGCAGCGGGGGAGCGGACCACCCGCGTCGAGTGGAACCCGCTTGCGGGCTACCTGCAGGAGTTCGCGCCGCCGGACGATTCCGTCGTGCAGACGGCCCGGGACCGGAGCTTCTACGTCGGCCTCCGCGAGGACCTCACCCGGGAACAGGCGCGGGAGGTCGTGGCCGAGGAGGAAGAGGCCGACCGGAACGTGTACGCCTATCGGTTCGAGATCGGCGGGCAGGCCGTGTGGCTGGGCGGCGACGGGGAACCGATCGGCGAGCAGAAGCGGGAGTTCCTGGTGCAGACCGGGAGCTACGGCGTCGACCCCGACGACTACGCCCCCGCCGAGAGCGCCTCCCTCGTCTACGAGGAGCTGGTCGTCAACCTCCTGCTGTTCGTGCCGGTCGGCATCGTCGCGGCCGCGGCGTTCACACCGGCCGCGGCGCGGTTGGGCACCGGAGCGCTGCTGTCGGCGGGCGTCGAGACCTCCCAGCTGATCTTGGGAACGGGAGGCGTCGCCGGCACCGGAGACCTGATCGTCAACGGCACCGGGGGTGTCCTCGGCGCGGGCGCGGTGATGGGGTTCTCGGCGCTCGCCGCCCGCAGGGGCGGGAGAGCCCCGCGCGATGCCGACCGGGCGGGTGCCGGCGGGACGAGTCCGGTCCAGCGCACGGGCGAGGCGCGGCACGGAAGCGCCTGCGATCGAGGGAACGTGTGA
- a CDS encoding AfsR/SARP family transcriptional regulator — MIPAPLLSAAWSRGACATTRLAGGGPAASASAVEELDMDFEVLGPVQVREDGGHLRLAPKQTDLLAALLSRPGVVVAAEQLIDALWPEAPPRSATKSLQVYIHHLRQSLGEEFPIERAAQGYRMVVDPVRVDALCFEQLAGQGEHALECGRPREAARLLGESLGLWRGPAFAGHEALPLVREEAARLNELRQRVAEMRFDTELGLGRHGAVVAELTALVAQYPFRDRLRAQLMLAYHRTGRSSEALRAFREGRDLLVEELGLEPGRDLAALEQAILRNDPELDAPAGPQSAGAGPSSSAPAPRTGEAGAESERGAPEASAPAGEIGEAAPEGAPSSPRPAPAQLPPDIADFTGRHEQVAQLRARIGEQAEPGSAPRPVAVSAVSGMGGIGKTALALRAAHACAADFGDGQLYAGLRGAQQEPADPAQVLAGFLHAVGVEGAALPEPLEERSALFRSMLAGRRMLIVLDDAGSERQVRPLLPGAPGCAVLITGRIRLTGLEGADIVDLDVFDPGQAVELLARIVGGERVAAEPEAAAEIARLCGHAPLAVRIAGARLRARPRWPLSHLVRMLGDERRRLYELAVGDLGVRASFALSYAGLAEPARRLFRLLGTLETGDVAAWTAGALAGIGSAEAEAAVEDLVDAQLLAVAGADSTGQLRYRMHDLVRLYARERCEEEDAPTERAAALQRALGAWLWLAEQATEYITGPCYVTMHSPALRWPLSAAEAAQLLSEPMAWFEAESAAMVAAVEQACRLGRHEAAWDLAGCMEKYFGVRGRFADWRRTHEAAIAACRAAGDIRGEAVLRRGFADVATWARQSGDGSGTAMGTMTEQAERVWELFERLGDRRGMSDALVMRTWAQVSQGAARRAVRSAEEALELAEGEGYTGGRARAYQVMAVAAHGLGDPAQAVAHLERALELARLLGNPRFESTAMQFLGAAQCEAGDLERGRANLERSLAMTRALGDRYAEGFSLLYLARLHLAVGDPQALATAAGTVDLSRRYSMNHHLADALGLQGRALLDAGRAQEAVEALEESVEVWRTRGWPAFLAEGLSGLARAYEAVGEDAAAARARAEADEIGADSPEAVPDAASGTAPAE; from the coding sequence GTGATCCCAGCGCCGCTGCTGTCGGCGGCGTGGTCCCGCGGGGCGTGCGCGACGACCCGGTTGGCGGGCGGCGGCCCTGCGGCGTCCGCGTCGGCCGTAGAGGAGTTGGATATGGACTTCGAGGTTCTCGGCCCTGTGCAGGTCCGGGAGGACGGCGGCCACCTGCGCCTGGCGCCCAAGCAGACCGACCTGCTCGCCGCGCTGCTGAGCAGGCCGGGCGTGGTGGTCGCCGCCGAGCAGCTGATCGACGCGCTATGGCCCGAGGCCCCGCCGCGCTCGGCCACCAAGAGCCTCCAGGTCTACATCCACCACCTCCGCCAGAGCCTGGGGGAGGAATTCCCGATCGAGCGCGCGGCCCAGGGATACCGGATGGTCGTGGACCCGGTGCGCGTCGACGCGCTGTGCTTCGAGCAGCTGGCCGGGCAGGGCGAGCACGCGCTGGAGTGCGGCCGCCCCCGGGAAGCCGCCCGGCTGCTGGGCGAGTCCTTGGGGCTGTGGCGCGGCCCTGCGTTCGCCGGGCACGAGGCGCTGCCGCTGGTCCGCGAGGAGGCGGCCCGGCTCAACGAGCTGCGCCAGCGCGTCGCTGAGATGCGGTTCGACACCGAGCTGGGGCTGGGGCGCCACGGCGCCGTGGTCGCCGAGCTCACCGCGCTGGTGGCCCAGTACCCCTTCCGCGATCGGTTGCGCGCCCAGCTCATGCTCGCCTACCACCGCACAGGGCGCTCCAGTGAGGCGCTGAGAGCCTTCCGGGAAGGCCGGGACCTGCTCGTCGAGGAGCTGGGCCTGGAGCCCGGACGCGACCTGGCCGCACTGGAGCAGGCGATCCTGCGCAACGACCCGGAGCTGGACGCGCCGGCCGGGCCGCAGAGTGCGGGCGCCGGCCCGTCGTCGAGCGCTCCGGCGCCCCGAACGGGCGAAGCGGGGGCCGAGTCCGAGCGCGGCGCGCCCGAGGCGTCGGCGCCGGCGGGCGAGATCGGGGAAGCCGCGCCCGAGGGCGCGCCGTCGTCGCCGCGGCCGGCGCCCGCGCAGCTCCCGCCCGACATCGCCGACTTCACGGGACGCCACGAGCAGGTGGCGCAGCTGCGCGCCCGCATCGGCGAGCAGGCCGAACCCGGCAGCGCGCCCCGCCCTGTCGCGGTCTCGGCGGTCTCCGGCATGGGTGGGATCGGCAAGACCGCGCTCGCCCTGCGGGCCGCCCACGCCTGCGCCGCGGACTTCGGCGACGGGCAGCTGTACGCCGGCCTGCGCGGCGCCCAGCAGGAGCCTGCCGATCCCGCCCAGGTACTGGCGGGCTTCCTGCACGCCGTGGGTGTGGAGGGCGCGGCGCTGCCCGAGCCGCTGGAGGAGCGCTCGGCCCTGTTCCGCAGCATGCTGGCCGGGCGCCGCATGCTGATCGTGCTCGACGACGCCGGCTCCGAACGGCAGGTCCGCCCGCTGCTGCCGGGCGCGCCGGGCTGCGCGGTGCTGATCACCGGCCGCATCCGGCTGACCGGGCTGGAAGGCGCCGACATCGTGGACCTGGACGTCTTCGACCCCGGCCAGGCTGTGGAGTTGCTCGCGCGCATCGTAGGCGGGGAGCGTGTCGCCGCCGAGCCCGAGGCCGCCGCGGAGATCGCGCGGCTGTGCGGGCACGCGCCGCTGGCGGTGCGCATCGCCGGAGCGCGGCTGAGGGCCCGCCCGCGGTGGCCGCTGTCGCACCTGGTGCGGATGCTCGGCGACGAGCGGCGGCGGCTGTACGAGTTGGCCGTCGGCGATCTGGGTGTGCGCGCGAGCTTCGCGCTCAGCTACGCGGGACTGGCCGAGCCCGCCCGCCGCCTCTTCCGGCTGCTGGGCACGCTCGAGACCGGCGATGTGGCCGCGTGGACGGCCGGCGCCCTGGCCGGAATCGGGTCGGCGGAAGCCGAGGCCGCCGTCGAGGACCTGGTCGACGCGCAGCTGCTGGCGGTGGCCGGCGCCGACAGCACCGGGCAGTTGCGCTACCGCATGCACGACCTGGTGCGGCTTTACGCCCGCGAGCGCTGCGAGGAGGAGGACGCGCCCACGGAGCGTGCCGCGGCGCTGCAGCGGGCGCTGGGCGCGTGGCTGTGGCTGGCCGAGCAGGCCACCGAGTACATCACCGGGCCCTGCTACGTCACGATGCACAGCCCCGCGCTGCGGTGGCCCTTGTCGGCGGCCGAGGCGGCGCAGCTGCTCAGCGAGCCCATGGCGTGGTTCGAGGCCGAGTCGGCGGCGATGGTGGCGGCGGTGGAGCAGGCCTGCCGCCTGGGCCGGCACGAGGCCGCCTGGGACCTCGCCGGGTGTATGGAGAAGTACTTCGGAGTGCGCGGGCGCTTCGCCGACTGGCGGCGCACCCACGAGGCGGCCATCGCGGCCTGCCGGGCGGCGGGCGACATCCGCGGCGAAGCCGTCCTGCGCCGCGGATTCGCCGACGTGGCCACCTGGGCCCGCCAGAGCGGGGACGGTTCGGGTACGGCGATGGGCACCATGACCGAGCAGGCAGAACGGGTCTGGGAGCTGTTCGAGCGGCTGGGGGACCGGCGCGGGATGTCCGACGCGCTGGTGATGCGCACGTGGGCGCAGGTCTCCCAGGGGGCGGCGCGTCGGGCGGTGCGTTCGGCCGAGGAGGCTCTGGAACTGGCCGAGGGGGAGGGCTACACGGGCGGCCGGGCGCGCGCGTACCAGGTCATGGCGGTGGCCGCGCACGGTCTGGGGGATCCGGCGCAGGCGGTGGCCCACCTGGAGCGGGCGCTGGAGTTGGCGCGGCTGCTGGGCAATCCGCGGTTCGAGTCCACCGCGATGCAGTTCCTCGGAGCCGCGCAGTGCGAGGCGGGCGACCTGGAGCGGGGCCGGGCCAACCTGGAGCGGTCGCTGGCGATGACGCGGGCGCTGGGCGACCGCTACGCCGAGGGTTTCTCCCTGCTTTACCTGGCGCGCCTGCACTTGGCGGTCGGCGATCCGCAGGCTCTGGCCACCGCCGCCGGGACTGTCGACCTGAGCCGGCGCTACAGCATGAACCACCACCTGGCCGACGCGCTGGGGCTGCAGGGACGCGCACTGCTGGATGCGGGCCGGGCGCAGGAGGCGGTCGAGGCGCTGGAGGAGTCGGTGGAGGTCTGGCGCACGCGCGGCTGGCCGGCGTTCCTCGCCGAAGGGCTGAGCGGTTTGGCGCGGGCCTACGAGGCGGTGGGTGAGGACGCGGCGGCCGCCCGGGCCCGAGCCGAGGCCGACGAGATCGGCGCCGATTCACCCGAGGCGGTACCGGACGCCGCGTCGGGCACCGCACCGGCGGAGTAG